From one Amaranthus tricolor cultivar Red isolate AtriRed21 chromosome 17, ASM2621246v1, whole genome shotgun sequence genomic stretch:
- the LOC130803863 gene encoding zinc finger protein CONSTANS-LIKE 4-like: protein MGRGLMAAAKLCDSCKSATATIFCRADAAYLCTSCDAKVHAANKLASKHGRVWVCEVCENAPATVTCKADAAHLCATCDHDIHSANPLAQRHDRVPLSPFYDPSDHHSSDADEAAAKSAAINKLFGDDYYSDADEAEAASWLVLNANKQDDQPKSIDYLFSGGGNDGHDDMDPYLDFDFGVETKPETDLSSDGVVPDPDQKVHTQMIQHQPSMFALSTFNPHFNNNHFDGFENTSAACKSFPLSSYTTQPSLSHSMSSSSMDFGVVPDAGAMADVASTGFDKQQQMKMIGMDREARVLRYREKRKNRKFEKTIRYASRKAYAETRPRIKGRFAKRTDVDATSSVDSLFNSDSGYGVVPTF, encoded by the exons ATGGGAAGAGGTTTAATGGCAGCAGCAAAGCTATGTGACTCGTGCAAATCAGCAACAGCCACAATATTCTGCCGTGCGGATGCAGCTTATTTGTGCACATCTTGCGATGCAAAAGTGCACGCAGCTAATAAACTAGCATCAAAACACGGCCGTGTTTGGGTTTGTGAAGTTTGTGAAAATGCTCCTGCTACTGTTACTTGTAAAGCTGATGCTGCTCATCTTTGTGCTACTTGTGACCATGATATTCACTCTGCTAATCCTCTTGCTCAAAGACATGACCGTGTCCCTCTTTCACCTTTCTATGACCCATCAGATCATCATTCCTCTGATGCTGATGAAGCTGCTGCTAAATCTGCTGCCATTAATAAGTTATTTGGTGATGATTATTATTCTGATGCTGATGAAGCTGAAGCTGCCTCATGGCTTGTTCTTAATGCCAACAAACAAGATGATCAGCCTAAGTCAATTGATTATCTCTTTTCTGGAGGTGGTAATGATGGTCATGATGATATGGACCCGTATTTGGATTTTGATTTTGGAGTTGAGACTAAACCTGAAACGGATCTTAGTTCTGATGGAGTTGTTCCAGATCCGGATCAGAAAGTTCACACTCAGATGATTCAGCATCAACCTTCAATGTTTGCGCTTTCTACTTTTAATCCTCATttcaataataatcattttgatgGCTTTGAGAATACTTCTGCTGCATGCAAATCTTTTCCACTCTCTTCTTACACTACTCAGCCGTCTCTCAGCCACAGT ATGTCTTCATCATCAATGGATTTTGGAGTAGTGCCAGATGCTGGAGCCATGGCGGATGTAGCGTCTACTGGATTCGACAAACAGCAACAAATGAAGATGATAGGGATGGACAGAGAAGCAAGAGTGTTAAGGTatagagagaaaagaaagaaccGCAAGTTTGAAAAAACAATCCGTTACGCTTCTAGGAAAGCCTATGCTGAGACTAGGCCTCGCATTAAGGGCCGATTTGCCAAGCGTACCGACGTTGACGCCACCTCCTCCGTTGACAGCCTTTTCAACTCCGACTCGGGTTATGGAGTCGTACCAACGTTTTAA